Below is a genomic region from Pirellulales bacterium.
TGATTAGCCTAAACCTAAAAGGTTCAATGGTATGTTTTGGCCGCCAATCGCACCTGCCCGCCGAAGCGAACCGGGCTTTTGGCAACCGTCACAATCCTGTGCTGGTTAACTCAAAAGAAGTCAACTACTAAATTGTCAAAGATCGATCCCGAAGCCGAAGAACTCGCACTTCGGAGCCGGCAAAAAATTGGGCCGGCCATCAAAAATGCCCGGAAATTCAGCACTGCATTGAGCAGTCGCTGATCCCCAGACCCGAAATTGTAATGATCGGCCGAAGTCTGTCAACAGGACGAGAAAAAAATCGTCCCAAACACTGTCGGCCAGCAATTTCTTTCTATTGGTACGGAGATCTAAGCCTGTGGTTCGCGTATTGAGGTAATTTTTTAAAAAAAGCCAGATCGCATCACTTGAATGATCACAATCGGATCGTTGACCAACGTGGTTTTGACATATTTCACCGACCAATTCTGACGAAGACTCGGCAATTGGGTCATTCCGCTGGCAACTGTTCCACCCGCCAATTCGAATCTCGATGGCTCAATACTCTTCGCCACCTCCGCCCCCCTCGTCGAGCCGTGGGGGTGGCTTCAAGCCGCGAACTTGCTTCGTGCGAATTTCCTGTTGCAACTTTTCGATCGCCGCGGCCAGCGGAATCGCGCCCTTGTCTCCTTCGAGGCGGTCGCGGATCGAGACGGTTCCGGCTTCGGCGTCTTTTGGGCCGACGACGAACATATAGGGAATTAGTTCGAGTTGTGCATCGCGGACTTTGGCACCGAGCTTTTCGGCGCGGTAATCGCTACTGACGCGTAAGCCGGTTGATTTAAGCTGCACCTCAACCTGACGGCCGTACTGCTCGCTCTTTTCGCTGACCGTCAGTACACGGACTTGTTCCGGCGCGAGCCACAGCGGAAATGCACCGGCGAAGTGCTCGATCAGCACGCCGACGAAGCGCTCCATCGAGCCGAGTGGGGCGCGGTGGATCATCACGGGCTGATGCGGATGGTTGTCGGCGCCGATATATTCGAGGCCGAAGCGTTCCTGGCTCGGCAAGTTGTAATCGACTTGCACCGTGCCAAGCTGCCAATCGCGACTCAGGCAATCGCGCACCACAAAGTCGATTTTCGGCCCATAGAACGCCGCTTCGCCGCGCTCGACGGTGAGGTGCGGCAGGTTGGAAGTTTTCGCGACGTTCAGAATCGCCGCCTCGGCTTTGTCCCACGCTGCGGCGCTGCCGACGTATTTGTCGCTCTCGGGGTCGCGGAAGCCGAGCCGCACTCGATAGTCAGTGAGGCCCAGCGCGTTCAACACCGTCTGAGTAAAGTCGATGCAGCCGCGGATTTCGTCGGCCACTTGGTCTTCCATACAAAATATGTGGGCGTCATCCTGAGTGAAGCCGCGGACGCGAGTCATGCCGCCAAGCTCGCCGGATTGCTCGTAGCGATACACGGTGCCGAACTCGGCCAGCCGGCACGGCAGTTCGCGATAGCTCCGCGGCTTGCTCTTATAGATCATGATGTGATGTGGGCAGTTCATTGGCTTGAGCAAATACTGCTCGTCTTCCGACATGATGATCGGCTTGAATTGGCTGTCGGCATAGTACGGAAAGTGCCCCGAGATTTTGTAGAGGTCAATCTTGCCGATATTCGGAGTGTAAACTGGTTCGTAGCCGCGTTTGATGAGTTCTTCTTTAGCGAAGGTTTCGAGTTGGCTGCGAACAATCGCTCCCTTCGGCAGCCACAGCACAAGCCCAGCGCCGACGAGCGGACTGGTCGCGAAAAGCTCAAGCTGCTTGCCCAGCACCCGATGGTCGCGCCGCTTGGCTTCTTCGAGCGCTGTCAAGTAGTTGTCGAGATCTTCCTTAGTGAACCATGCGGTTCCATAAAGCCGTTGCAACTGCTCGCGCGATTGGTCTCCTTTCCAATACGCGCCGGCGATGCTGGTGAGCTTGAACGCCCCGATGTAGCCGGCGCTCGGCACGTGCGGCCCGCGACAGAGGTCGATGAATTCGCCCTGCCGATAGAACGACATGCTCTTGTGATCTTTCAAGCCGTCGCCAATATGTTCGACTTTGAACTTCTGCCCCAGCTCTTCGCACAATTTGAGGGACTTGTCGCGTGGCTCTTCGATTCGCTCAAAACCTTCATCGGCCTTGATGATCTTCGCCATTTCCGCTTCAATCGCTGGGAAATCGTCCTCGGTGAGCGAACGCGGCAGCAACATGTCGTAATAGAACCCACTGCCGACGGTAGGGCCGAACGCCAACTGCACGTCGTCGAACAGCCGCATCACAGCGCGGGCCATCACATGGGCGCACGAATGCCTCATGACGCCGAGCGCCGCCGCGTCTTTCTTGGTGAGAATGCGAAGACCGACTTCACCATCTGTCGGCAGCAGCGTGTCGAGGCCGACGGTCTTGCCGTCGATCACCGCGGCAACTGCGGCCTTGGCAAGCCCTGGGCCGATGTCGGCCGCCACATCTTTGGCCCGCATGTGCCCAGAATAATTTTTGGAAGTTCCGTCCGGCAGATTGACCTTGAGCATGGGAAGGTGAAATTTTCACGAAGCGCGGCCGAGCAGTGAGCGCCGGTACAAAGGACGCAATCCGTTCCCCGCCGCGGCCAAGAATGGGCCAACTTAGCAGACACAGCAAGGGTGCGGCAAGTTCGCTTCCAAGGTGCAAGGATACCAGATGCTAGATTCCTAGATGCTGGATTGAATTTACCGGCATCCAACATCGATCTCCCGCGTACTCGCGCGGAGCATAGAAAGGAGCGATTACGGCTCGGCCGGCTTCACTACATTCCCCCACAGCTTTATCTCCGAATATCGTGCCGTGTCGTCAAACGAGCCGATACCGATCTGGCCCCAGGCAAAGGTCTTGTCGTGGGCCGTCATGATCGGCGTCGTCATGTCGTCGAAGTAGGCTTCGATCAGGCCGTCGTCGATCTTGCGGACAATTTTCAACCGATGCCAATCGTCGGTCCATTTCACTCCGTCCGAAGATATTTCGGAAATTTTCACCCGCTCGGCATCATTCACGATAAAAATCTGATTTGCATGCGGATCCATTCGCGACGCGAAATGCGTGTAGTAAAACCGCTGTGGATTCTGATAGCCGAACACCAAGACGACATCGCGGTGAGGATACTCTTTAACCGTGCTTTGCACTTTCGCTTCCAACACGCAATCGCTGACGACAACGTTCGATAGGATCGCGATATTCTCCGGACTGCGATGTTCGGGTTTGTATTTACTCGACTTATTCGAGAGCCCAAACGCCTTGCCTCCTTCGACGTCAAAGAGCTTCCAGCCACTCGGATCAGTCGGCTGCCACTGCGAACTGCCCGCTGAAAAATTCTCATCGAGGACCAGCGGCCAGCCAAAATGCGATTCGTCGACCTTTTCAACTTCCTCGGTTGCGCGC
It encodes:
- the thrS gene encoding threonine--tRNA ligase, coding for MLKVNLPDGTSKNYSGHMRAKDVAADIGPGLAKAAVAAVIDGKTVGLDTLLPTDGEVGLRILTKKDAAALGVMRHSCAHVMARAVMRLFDDVQLAFGPTVGSGFYYDMLLPRSLTEDDFPAIEAEMAKIIKADEGFERIEEPRDKSLKLCEELGQKFKVEHIGDGLKDHKSMSFYRQGEFIDLCRGPHVPSAGYIGAFKLTSIAGAYWKGDQSREQLQRLYGTAWFTKEDLDNYLTALEEAKRRDHRVLGKQLELFATSPLVGAGLVLWLPKGAIVRSQLETFAKEELIKRGYEPVYTPNIGKIDLYKISGHFPYYADSQFKPIIMSEDEQYLLKPMNCPHHIMIYKSKPRSYRELPCRLAEFGTVYRYEQSGELGGMTRVRGFTQDDAHIFCMEDQVADEIRGCIDFTQTVLNALGLTDYRVRLGFRDPESDKYVGSAAAWDKAEAAILNVAKTSNLPHLTVERGEAAFYGPKIDFVVRDCLSRDWQLGTVQVDYNLPSQERFGLEYIGADNHPHQPVMIHRAPLGSMERFVGVLIEHFAGAFPLWLAPEQVRVLTVSEKSEQYGRQVEVQLKSTGLRVSSDYRAEKLGAKVRDAQLELIPYMFVVGPKDAEAGTVSIRDRLEGDKGAIPLAAAIEKLQQEIRTKQVRGLKPPPRLDEGGGGGEEY